One Tachysurus vachellii isolate PV-2020 chromosome 18, HZAU_Pvac_v1, whole genome shotgun sequence DNA segment encodes these proteins:
- the LOC132861580 gene encoding neuronal acetylcholine receptor subunit alpha-9-II — MTITKTVSVLVYVVSFWCPAAHAAQGHFAHQLLNDLMENYSSALRPVEDTDKTLNVTLQVTLSQIKDMDERNQVLIAYLWIRQTWYDAFLKWDKEEYDGLEVIRIPSSLVWRPDVVLYNKADEDLPSPVDTNVVLRYTGEITWDAPAITKSSCVVDVSYFPFDNQQCNLTFGSWTYNGNQVDITMAMTSGDLSDLVENVEWECDGMPATKNVIMYGCCSDPYPDITYTLLLRRRSSFYVFNLLLPCFLISFLAPLGFFLPADSGEKVSLGVTVLLALTVFQLVVAESMPPSESVPLIGKYYIATMTMITASTSLTIFIMNIHFCGPEAKPVPRWAKVLIIGYMSRIFFVYEVGESCISSLARNKNADKCHSLNHQQKPPRQNPEPTRNPSGISCCPDDEKLPSASMTFEACIFCGLHTDGFAGDPKLIKNVEYIANCFREQKSTSLKVAEWKKVAKVMDRFFMWIFFAMVFLMSILIIGKSS, encoded by the exons ATGAcg ATTACTAAGACAGTGAGTGTActtgtgtatgttgtgtcttTTTGGTGTCCAGCGGCACATGCAGCCCAAGGTCACTTTGCACATCAACTGCTAAATGACCTTATGGAGAATTATTCAAGCGCCTTGAGGCCCGTGgaagacacagacaaaaccctCAATGTCACACTGCAGGTCACATTGTCTCAGATTAAAGACATG gATGAGCGCAACCAAGTACTTATAGCATACTTGTGGATAAGGCAAACATGGTATGATGCCTTCCTGAAATGGGATAAGGAAGAGTATGACGGCCTTGAGGTCATCCGCATCCCCAGCAGCCTGGTGTGGAGACCCGACGTAGTGCTTTACAACAA AGCCGATGAAGATTTGCCCAGCCCGGTGGACACTAATGTTGTGTTGCGGTACACCGGTGAGATCACATGGGATGCTCCAGCCATCACCAAAAGCTCATGTGTGGTGGATGTATCCTACTTTCCTTTCGACAATCAGCAGTGTAATCTCACCTTTGGCTCTTGGACCTATAACGGCAATCAG GTGGACATCACCATGGCTATGACTAGTGGTGACCTCTCAGACCTGGTTGAGAATGTAGAATGGGAGTGTGATGGCATGCCTGCCACCAAGAACGTGATCATGTATGGCTGCTGCTCAGACCCATACCCGgacatcacatacacactgctacTACGCAGACGCTCCTCCTTCTATGTCTTCAACCTGCTGCTGCCTTGCTTCCTCATCTCATTCTTGGCGCCACTTGGCTTCTTCCTGCCTGCAGACTCAGGTGAGAAGGTCTCTCTGGGCGTCACCGTGCTGTTGGCGCTCACCGTCTTCCAGCTGGTAGTGGCTGAGAGCATGCCACCCTCTGAGAGTGTGCCACTGATAG GGAAATACTACATTGCGACGATGACAATGATCACAGCCTCCACCTCTCTCACCATCTTCATCATGAACATCCACTTCTGTGGTCCTGAAGCCAAACCAGTTCCTCGGTGGGCCAAAGTGTTGATCATTGGCTATATGAGCAGGATCTTCTTTGTCTATGAAGTCGGAGAGAGCTGCATCTCATCGCTAGCACGAAACAAAAATGCAGACAAATGCCATTCACTGAACCATCAACAGAAACCACCCAGGCAGAACCCAGAACCAACCAGGAACCCTTCTGGTATCTCTTGCTGTCCTGATGATGAAAAACTACCTTCTGCAAGTATGACCTTTGAGGCCTGCATTTTTTGTGGGCTGCATACTGATGGCTTTGCTGGAGACCCGAAGCTCATCAAAAACGTTGAGTACATTGCGAACTGCTTCCGGGAGCAAAAGTCGACTTCCTTAAAAGTGGCTGAGTGGAAGAAGGTTGCCAAGGTGATGGACAGGTTCTTCATGTGGATCTTCTTTGCCATGGTCTTCCTCATGAGCATACTCATCATTGGCAAGTCGTCATGA
- the ube2ka gene encoding ubiquitin-conjugating enzyme E2Ka (UBC1 homolog, yeast) isoform X1 translates to MANIAVQRIKREFKEVLKSEETSKNQIKVDLVDENFTELKGEIAGPPDTPYEGGRYQLEIKIPETYPFNPPKVRFITKIWHPNISSVTGAICLDILKDQWAAAMTLRTVLLSLQALLAAAEPDDPQDAVVANQYKQNPEMFKQTARLWSHVYAGAPVSSPDYTRKIDKLCAMGFDKNAVIVALSSKSWDVESATELLLSN, encoded by the exons atggCTAACATCGCGGTGCAGAGGATAAAACGGGAATTTAAAGAAGTCCTTAAAAGCGAGGAG ACGAGTAAAAACCAGATCAAAGTCGACCTGGTGGATGAAAACTTCACAGAACTGAAGGGGGAGATCGCAGGACCCCCTGACACACCTTACGAAG GTGGTCGATACCAGCTAGAAATTAAAATTCCAGAAACATATCCCTTCAATCCTCCAAag GTACGGTTTATTACAAAGATCTGGCATCCCAACATCAGCTCAGTAACTGGTGCCATATGTTTGGATATTTTAAAGGACCAGTG GGCGGCGGCCATGACACTCCGGACAGTGCTGCTGTCCCTACAGGCTTTACTGGCAGCGGCAGAACCAGACGATCCACAGGATGCAGTGGTGGCCAATCAG TATAAGCAGAACCCAGAGATGTTTAAGCAGACGGCTCGGCTCTGGTCACACGTTTACGCAGGTGCACCAGTCTCCAGTCCTGACTACACACGCAAAATAGATAAACTGTGTGCAATGGGCTTTGATAAA aaTGCAGTAATAGTGGCACTGTCATCAAAGTCCTGGGACGTGGAGTCAGCAACGGAgttgttgctaagcaactga
- the ube2ka gene encoding ubiquitin-conjugating enzyme E2Ka (UBC1 homolog, yeast) isoform X2: protein MTLRTVLLSLQALLAAAEPDDPQDAVVANQYKQNPEMFKQTARLWSHVYAGAPVSSPDYTRKIDKLCAMGFDKNAVIVALSSKSWDVESATELLLSN from the exons ATGACACTCCGGACAGTGCTGCTGTCCCTACAGGCTTTACTGGCAGCGGCAGAACCAGACGATCCACAGGATGCAGTGGTGGCCAATCAG TATAAGCAGAACCCAGAGATGTTTAAGCAGACGGCTCGGCTCTGGTCACACGTTTACGCAGGTGCACCAGTCTCCAGTCCTGACTACACACGCAAAATAGATAAACTGTGTGCAATGGGCTTTGATAAA aaTGCAGTAATAGTGGCACTGTCATCAAAGTCCTGGGACGTGGAGTCAGCAACGGAgttgttgctaagcaactga
- the klb gene encoding beta-klotho, with amino-acid sequence MTRVLFLSFLLMTTGVWDTAECSSGDGKSLWYGLLNQSKFLSGTFPKGFLWGAGTAAFSTEGSWDRDGKGLSVWDHFTHHTLGRGNISTLTADTASNSYVLWEKDIESLRYLGVKFYSFSISWPRIFPDGDATGQPNLAAVDHYLRLIGQLKALDLDPVVTLFHWDLPQILQEELGGWTNAKLVQIFANYAAFCFKTFGQDVRYWITIHNPVLIAFLGYGMGIHAPGVSGNPADPFIVAHNLIRAHAAAWHIYDQHFRPHQHGQISITLGSYWVEPFNGQATPANVELCQRSVEAVIGWFAEPIHGAGDYPMSLRSSHPGLVPNFTSEEKLWVRGTADFFSLAFGPDSVRAGRILARFGQTGALNLRKILGWIQKEYEDPPVLVAESSWFSDASVGVEDTVAIYLMKRFLNQVLQAVVVDHVKVFGYTAWSLVDGFEWNSGYSIRRGLFYIDFNQPEFIRVPKSTAKYYRRIIKDNGFLDEETEEDIDGHFPCNFQFGVADFILQVHLQPFSPQFTDPVLYRWNISGDSALHPVLGVTLHTRGSQCTDFLAIQHHIRLLEATGSSHYRFALDWPRLFPNGDILSADAVAVRYYRCMLTELHKKGISAVVTLYHPTLRSHTLGLPRLLYEQGGWMNTSTGDAFVDYATYCFQTFGTLVNVWITVNEPNRLIEAYNVSAEERDMVVRTVLMAHARAWKIYNARFRRHQGAKISFALHADWVEPANPFVDSHTSAVQHFLFFELGRFLDPILQNIDYTDTKSCHGCFRMPRFSEHEMFELRGALDFIALNHFTTRLVYPKLRDLHPSSSVHDYGCSFMTDPTWETSYKGQAVVPWGLRRVLRWVKSRYGNSHPIIITATGIDDQASHNDHLRQQYIKTYMQEALKAHVLDGVDVRGFYVWKLQDHHTPDFGFFLSPNHQSRPKASVSIYRQLISQGGFPSISDSVTSACEPVVSQSECWICNNKPFLFFGMCVMISVSVLASVMVNGMIRRSRRKKRIKTRKKKMGQAMRRVAYRI; translated from the exons ATGACCCGTgtcctctttctgtctttcctccTCATGACAACCGGCGTCTGGGACACAGCAGAGTGTTCATCGGGTGATGGAAAGAGCTTATGGTATGGGTTACTGAACCAAAGCAAGTTTTTATCCGGAACGTTCCCAAAGGGTTTCCTCTGGGGTGCTGGAACTGCAGCATTCTCAACCGAGGGATCATGGGATCGGGATGGGAAAGGACTATCTGTTTGGGACCATTTCACTCACCACACACTTGGAAGAGGGAATATTAGCACCTTGACAGCCGATACAGCCAGCAACAGTTACGTGCTCTGGGAAAAAGACATTGAATCACTTCGGTACCTTGGAGTCAAGTTTTACTCGTTCTCTATATCATGGCCGCGTATTTTCCCAGACGGCGATGCCACGGGACAACCGAATCTTGCTGCCGTGGATCATTACCTCCGCCTGATTGGCCAGTTAAAAGCACTCGATTTGGACCCTGTGGTCACCCTGTTTCACTGGGATTTGCCCCAAATCTTGCAGGAGGAATTGGGAGGCTGGACAAATGCAAAATTGGTGCAGATTTTTGCTAACTATgctgcattttgttttaaaacctTTGGCCAAGACGTGAGATACTGGATCACTATACACAACCCAGTCCTGATTGCATTTCTGGGCTATGGAATGGGAATTCATGCACCGGGGGTGTCCGGTAACCCTGCTGACCCTTTCATCGTTGCACATAACCTCATCAGG GCACACGCAGCAGCCTGGCACATTTACGACCAGCACTTCCGTCCCCATCAGCATGGCCAAATCTCAATCACACTCGGCTCCTATTGGGTGGAGCCTTTCAACGGCCAGGCTACACCAGCGAATGTGGAGCTGTGTCAGAGGTCTGTGGAGGCCGTGATCGGCTGGTTTGCAGAACCAATACATGGAGCTGGTGATTATCCAATGTCCCTACGTTCATCTCACCCAGGCCTGGTCCCAAATTTTACATCAGAGGAAAAGCTTTGGGTGCGTGGCACAGCTGATTTCTTCTCACTGGCATTTGGGCCTGATTCAGTACGTGCAGGAAGAATTTTGGCCCGGTTTGGCCAGACTGGGGCACTGAACCTGAGAAAAATTCTGGGCTGGATCCAGAAGGAGTATGAGGACCCTCCAGTGCTGGTGGCAGAGAGCAGTTGGTTCTCTGATGCCTCTGTCGGAGTGGAAGACACGGTGGCCATTTACCTCATGAAGAGATTTCTTAACCAGGTGCTTCAAG CGGTGGTCGTGGACCATGTGAAGGTCTTTGGCTACACAGCCTGGTCTCTGGTGGACGGGTTTGAGTGGAACAGTGGCTACAGCATAAGAAGAGGACTTTTCTACATCGACTTCAACCAGCCTGAATTCATCAGGGTCCCGAAATCAACAGCTAAATACTACAGGCGGATCATCAAGGACAATGGCTTTCTTGATGAGGAGACAGAGGAAGACATTGACGGTCATTTTCCCTGCAATTTCCAGTTTGGTGTGGCAGATTTTATCCTGCAG GTCCATCTACAGCCATTTTCACCTCAGTTCACTGATCCTGTTCTATATCGGTGGAACATCAGTGGCGATAGTGCCCTCCATCCTGTCTTAGGAGTAACTCTTCACACTCGTGGCTCCCAGTGCACAGACTTCCTGGCTATTCAACATCACATCCGCCTCCTTGAAGCCACAGGGTCATCACATTACAGATTTGCCCTGGATTGGCCTCGGCTTTTTCCCAATGGTGACATCCTGTCTGCAGATGCAGTAGCAGTGCGATATTACCGCTGCATGCTAACTGAGCTCCATAAAAAGGGTATCAGTGCAGTTGTTACACTCTACCACCCCACCCTTAGGTCACACACACTGGGCTTACCAAGGTTGCTGTATGAACaaggtggatggatgaatacaAGTACTGGTGATGCATTTGTTGATTATGCCACATATTGCTTTCAAACATTTGGGACACTCGTGAATGTCTGGATCACTGTGAATGAACCAAATCGACTGATAGAAGCGTATAACGTAAGTGCAGAAGAAAGAGACATGGTAGTCCGCACAGTGTTGATGGCACATGCTCGTGCTTGGAAAATTTACAACGCACGTTTCCGTCGACACCAGGGGGCGAAGATAAGTTTTGCACTCCATGCTGATTGGGTGGAACCGGCCAATCCTTTCGTAGACTCTCACACCAGTGCTGTCCAACACTTTCTGTTCTTTGAACTTGGACGTTTCCTCGATCCTATCCTACAGAACATAGACTACACTGATACTAAAAGCTGCCATGGCTGCTTCCGTATGCCACGCTTTTCAGAGCATGAGATGTTTGAGCTTAGAGGAGCCCTAGATTTCATTGCTCTCAATCACTTCACAACTCGTCTGGTTTACCCAAAATTGAGAGACCTCCATCCTAGTTCATCTGTCCATGATTATGGCTGCTCTTTTATGACAGATCCAACATGGGAGACCTCTTATAAGGGCCAAGCTGTAGTGCCCTGGGGGCTCCGCAGAGTCCTGAGGTGGGTAAAGAGTCGCTATGGTAACAGTCACCCTATTATTATCACAGCCACAGGAATTGATGATCAGGCATCCCATAATGACCACCTAAGGCAGCAATATATAAAGACCTACATGCAGGAAGCATTAAAAG CTCATGTCCTTGATGGAGTTGATGTGCGTGGTTTTTATGTTTGGAAGCTGCAAGACCATCACACTCCAGATTTCGGATTCTTCCTTTCCCCCAACCATCAGTCCCGTCCCAAAGCCTCTGTCTCCATTTACCGCCAGCTCATCTCTCAGGGTGGCTTTCCCTCCATCTCTGACTCAGTGACTTCAGCTTGCGAGCCAGTTGTGAGTCAATCAGAATGCTGGATCTGTAACAACAAACCATTTCTCTTTTTTGGCATGTGTGTCATGatcagtgtgtctgtgctggccagtgtcatGGTTAATGGCATGATAAGAAGGAGcaggaggaagaaaagaataaagacaaggaagaagaagatgggTCAGGCAATGAGAAGGGTGGCGTATAGAATCTGA
- the tlr1 gene encoding toll-like receptor 1 isoform X2 codes for MICATASRHQLHSKTILKTDSFRTILPLMKAQGLPSCLSLVVLLMSLPPSFLLDMEILILDYSSRNLSAVPSDIPPFTQSLDLSQNRIWSLKKYDFHRTPRLHFLNLSQNILKDIHPDTFISTPLLTTLDLSHNSLEMLSHQQYLVQAQNLKYLDLSSNVLAVIALGGEFTKLTKLQWLGLSASSIQNSSFANISGLHLQILFIQAQNLNSYESGSLTRTKTNKIIVQMPNNAYDLPIIVDALTSFREVELRGLHNPEDFLGNPMVRQVHIQTVHLHLSFVFTTWEVITSLTSQVLISSIRQFSLSQLTLHNMNGYFSVIQGYSLDSFSIRQASVTVFLFDQQNLYDYIINIPTKNLTFAQSPIVHMTCPSVVSMIQMLDLSDGVLTEKVFKGPQEECKTLINLEILRLKGNNLRHLMPLTSRVQLMSSLRYVDFSQNSLTYEETQGRCTWPSNITHLDLSFNEFDQTVFKCLPNNLVNLNLQSNHISAISVNISGLNFLKVLDLTANRLVDLPDCLGYPKLQKLVLSGNFLHAPSTRSLKTCSHLSVVDISSNPYICTCPLREFTNLIDDKGTLGVSKSSKNRRITMAHWPGGYQCSYPEYWKKTMLKNIRLLEITCNAGLLAVTILVPAIILAIAVGILCQRLDIPWYMSMIWKWTRAKHRAQSSQQRAEDLQGVCFHAFISYSQRNASWVIGQLLPKLEGEDSATKNRLRVCHHERDFIPGRPILDNILRCIEQSRCCVFVLSSHFVQSEWCHYELYFASHELIARGTNNIILILLEPLPTYLIPSNYNQLKAMLARRTYLEWPQDKAKQRMFWANLRAALEADLPDSVERQWE; via the exons ATGATATGCGCTACTGCTAGTCGTCATCAACTACACAGCAAAACAATCCTCAAAACAGATTCTTTTCGG ACAATACTTCCACTAATGAAGGCTCAAGGGCTCCCCTCCTGCTTGTCATTGGTGGTACTCCTGATGTCTTTGCCACCTTCATTCTTGCTGGACATGGAGATATTAATTCTTGACTACTCTTCCAGAAACCTTTCTGCTGTCCCCTCTGATATCCCACCATTTACACAAAGCCTAGATCTCTCTCAGAATCGCATTTGGTCCCTGAAGAAATATGACTTTCACAGAACGCCCAGGCTCCATTTTCTTAATCTCTCCCAGAACATTCTGAAAGATATACACCCAGACACATTTATTTCCACCCCTCTTCTGACAACACTGGATCTGTCCCACAACAGCCTGGAAATGCTATCCCACCAACAATACCTGGTTCAAGCACAAAACCTAAAGTACTTGGACTTGTCATCCAACGTACTTGCAGTTATAGCACTGGGGGGTGAGTTTACCAAACTCACAAAACTTCAGTGGCTTGGTTTGAGTGCAAGCAGTATTCAGAACAGCAGCTTTGCTAACATATCTGGCCTCCATCTCCAAATCCTTTTCATTCAGGCTCAAAATTTGAATTCGTACGAAAGCGGAAGTCTCACGcgtacaaaaacaaacaaaattattgtCCAAATGCCCAATAATGCATATGATCTCCCAATAATTGTTGATGCTTTGACATCCTTTAGAGAAGTAGAGCTAAGGGGTTTACACAATCCAGAGGACTTCTTAGGAAATCCCATGGTACGCCAAGTACACATTCAAAcggttcatttacatttatcttttGTCTTCACTACCTGGGAGGTAATAACATCTCTTACCAGTCAAGTCTTAATATCATCTATCCGCCAGTTTAGTCTGTCTCAACTTACACTTCACAATATGAATGGATATTTTTCTGTGATCCAAGGCTACTCGTTAGATTCCTTCAGTATTAGACAGGCATCAGTTACAGTGTTCCTTTTTGATCAGCAGAATCTATATGACTACATCATCAATATACCTACAAAAAACCTAACTTTTGCGCAGTCACCAATAGTTCATATGACCTGCCCAAGTGTTGTTAGCATGATACAGATGCTTGATTTATCTGACGGTGTCCTAACTGAAAAAGTCTTCAAAGGTCCCCAAGAGGAATGTAAAACTTTGATCAATCTGGAGATACTGCGGTTGAAGGGCAATAACCTTAGACATTTGATGCCACTGACTTCAAGAGTTCAACTAATGAGCTCTTTAAGATACGTAGACTTTAGCCAGAATTCACTGACTTATGAGGAAACTCAGGGTAGATGTACTTGGCCATCTAATATCACGCACTTGGATTTATCTTTTAATGAGTTTGACCAGACTGTGTTCAAGTGCTTGCCAAATAATCTAGTCAATCTCAACCTCCAGAGCAACCACATCAGTGCAATTTCAGTAAATATTTCTGGTCTGAACTTTCTCAAAGTTCTAGATCTTACTGCAAATCGTCTAGTGGATCTTCCTGACTGCCTGGGGTATCCAAAATTGCAGAAACTTGTGCTAAGTGGGAACTTCCTGCACGCACCATCAACAAGGTCTCTCAAGACCTGTTCACACCTAAGTGTAGTGGATATCAGTAGTAATCCCTACATCTGTACCTGTCCTTTGCGAGAATTTACCAACCTTATTGATGACAAAGGTACATTGGGGGTCTCAAAGTCTTCAAAGAATCGAAGGATCACCATGGCTCACTGGCCAGGTGGGTATCAATGTAGTTACCCAGAATActggaaaaaaacaatgctTAAAAACATCAGGCTGCTTGAGATCACCTGCAATGCTGGACTACTCGCAGTAACCATTTTGGTCCCAGCTATAATTTTGGCTATTGCTGTAGGAATTCTATGCCAACGACTAGATATTCCTTGGTATATGAGCATGATTTGGAAATGGACCCGTGCAAAGCACCGTGCCCAAAGTTCCCAGCAACGAGCAGAAGATCTTCAAGGAGTATGCTTCCATGCGTTCATCTCCTACAGCCAAAGAAATGCCAGCTGGGTTATAGGTCAACTTTTGCCCAAACTTGAAGGTGAAGACTCTGCGACCAAAAACAGACTGAGAGTGTGTCACCATGAACGAGACTTCATTCCCGGAAGACCAATCTTAGACAACATCCTCCGTTGCATAGAACAAAGTAGATGCTGTGTCTTCGTGCTGTCCTCTCATTTTGTACAGAGTGAGTGGTGCCACTATGAGCTTTACTTTGCTAGCCACGAGCTGATAGCACGAGGTACGAACAATATCATCCTAATTCTTCTAGAGCCATTGCCTACATATCTTATACCCTCTAATTATAACCAGCTAAAGGCAATGCTGGCCAGACGCACCTACTTAGAGTGGCCCCAGGACAAGGCCAAACAGAGAATGTTTTGGGCAAACTTGCGGGCGGCGCTGGAAGCAGATCTACCCGATTCTGTTGAGAGACAATGGGAATGA